A single Botrytis cinerea B05.10 chromosome 1, complete sequence DNA region contains:
- the Bcsac1 gene encoding Bcsac1, which translates to MASSLPFRDINVHASTSHYAFTSPSSPSAPTLVVDRPTGDIRLNDGALLGGKRVSSIAGILGMIKLRLDKYIVVITKAQPIGRLKGHMVFKIITTEFLPLRERALRDQDEDTYLNLLKIFIKSAPMYFSYSSDITNTFQRQSQLDTSAPLWKRADDRFFWNKFIQSDLIDFRTSGSRHQHGQQPAVDPYILPVMFGMFEIVNTKVKSTPLTFILITRRSRYRAGTRYFSRGVDEDGHVSNFNETEQVIILNDNTSGLGGFAGGAGMQNGKVGASGDKEMQILSYVQTRGSVPVFWAEVNTLHYTPKLQIRGIESAVPAARAHFDEQIRIYGDNYLVNLVNQKGREQRVKEAYEQMVKILVSAPTESRQSDQITDEKFRVVEPSGKRQEMDRLHYVYFDFHNETKGLKWHRAQLLLDQLNSALEAQQYFRGIDMPADIDGRLEVRNHQTSVVRTNCMDCLDRTNVVQSMLGRWTLNRQLTDLGVLTRGENFTTADPEFEVLFRKLWADNADVVSKSYSGTGALKTDFTRTGVRTKAGALQDLQNSITRYVRNNFLDGPKQDSFDLFLGYYLPSNANIGSHLITADRRPLLIQSIPYILAFSIFFVFVGLFTPRLPNAAVLPLRIWVLVWLVVGAWCANFVFGNGMLYVNWPKLNPRPWATEGYNEAISNARKDKLVGGLVTTKHERGLSTARYANAEEGKKRIE; encoded by the exons ATGGCTAGTTCTTTGCCCTTTAGGGATATCAACGTCCATGCCTCAACATCGCATTACGCATTCACATCACCATCTTCACCCTCGGCACCAACACTTGTAGTTGATCGACCAACAGGAGATATACGACTAAATGATGGAGCACTCTTGGGAGGAAAGCGTGTCTCCAGTATTGCTGGCATCTTGGGCATGATCAAGCTACGACTGG ATAAGTACATTGTTGTAATTACAAAGGCACAACCTATTGGAAGACTGAAGGGGCATATGGTATTTAAAATTATCACAACCGAATTCCTACCTCTACGAGAACGAGCGCTTCGAGACCAAGACGAAGACACCTACCTAAACCTTCTTAAGATCTTCATCAAGTCTGCACCGATGTACTTCTCATACTCTTCCGATATTACCAACACTTTTCAGAGGCAATCGCAGCTCGACACATCAGCTCCTCTATGGAAGCGAGCAGACGACCGATTCTTTTGGAATAAGTTCATACAATcagatttaatagatttcCGAACATCAGGATCTCGACACCAACATGGACAACAGCCAGCGGTGGATCCGTATATCTTGCCAGTTATGTTTGGAATGTTTGAGATTGTTAACACTAAAGTCAAGTCTACCCCATTGACATTTATCTTGATTACTCGAAGATCCAGATACCGAGCTGGAACTAGATACTTTTCTCGTGGTGTAGACGAGGACGGGCATGTTTCGAATTTCAATGAGACGGAACAAGTTATCATTTTGAATGACAATACCAGTGGGCTTGGTGGATTTGCCGGAGGTGCTGGAATGCAGAATGGCAAAGTTGGAGCATCAGGCGACAAGGAGATGCAGATATTGTCATATGTACAAACCAGAGGAAGTGTCCCGGTATTTTGGGCAGAAGTCAACACTTTACATTATACACCGAAACTTCAGATTCGAGGAATAGAGAGCGCCGTTCCTGCCGCTAGAGCGCATTTCGACGAGCAGATCCGAATTTATGGTGATAATTATTTGGTAAATTTGGTAAACCAGAAGGGGCGTGAGCAGCGGGTAAAAGAAGCATATGAACAGATGGTAAAGATTTTGGTTTCGGCGCCAACTGAAAGCAGACAGAGTGATCAAATTACAGATGAGAAATTCCGGGTTGTTGAGCCTAGTGGAAAGAGACAAGAGATGGACAGACTGCACTACGTATACTTCGATTTCCACAACGAAACCAAAGGGTTGAAATGGCACCGAGCACAATTACTCCTTGACCAACTTAACTCTGCCCTTGAAGCACAACAGTATTTCCGTGGAATTGATATGCCAGCTGATATCGACGGTCGTCTCGAAGTTCGCAATCATCAGACTAGTGTTGTCCGCACAAATTGCATGGACTGCCTTGACAGAACAAACGTTGTCCAAAGTATGCTTGGCCGCTGGACTCTCAATCGCCAGTTGACGGATCTTGGTGTTCTCACTCGTGGTGAGAACTTTACAACTGCCGATCCCGAGTTTGAAGTCCTTTTCCGTAAGCTTTGGGCCGACAACGCTGATGTCGTCTCCAAATCCTATTCTGGAACAGGCGCCCTCAAAACAGACTTCACAAGGACAGGCGTGAGGACTAAAGCTGGTGCTCTTCAAGATCTCCAAAATTCTATCACGCGTTACGTGAGAAACAACTTCCTAGATGGACCTAAGCAGGATTCATTTGATCTATTCCTAGGCTATTATCTTCCTAGCAATGCAAATATTGGCTCGCATCTTATTACTGCGGATAGGAGACCATTACTCATTCAAAGCATCCCTTACATCCTCGCCTTCAGCATTTTCTTCGTCTTTGTTGGCCTCTTCACCCCTCGTCTACCTAATGCCGCTGTATTACCGTTGAGAatttgggttttggtttggttAGTAGTAGGAGCATGGTGTGCTAATTTCGTTTTTGGCAACGGAATGCTATAT GTCAACTGGCCCAAGCTCAACCCACGCCCTTGGGCAACAGAAGGCTATAACGAAGCAATAAGCAACGCACGCAAAGATAAATTAGTCGGTGGACTAGTAACAACTAAGCACGAGCGTGGATTAAGCACAGCTCGTTACGCGAATGcggaggaaggaaaaaagagaatcgagtag